The DNA segment TCTGTCTTGGCAACTACTTGAACACTTTTGAAAAACATGACAAATTCTGTAATTCAGTAAGCAATCATTTCAATTGTAAtttccagattttaaaattcaaatagaGAAAAGTCTGTTCAAGTGTTTAAGACCTACTTCAAGAAATAATACCAAACTACTGAAATAATAGTTGGATCCCTAATAGATTTATTGGGCTTTGCTTTATATACTGCAACATAAACAGTTTTGCCTACTTTATTATGTAACTACAAAGTTATCCCAAGAGTAATGACAAACTATTCAGGCTCGTAAATTCACAAAATAACTGCTTATCTATATTCATACATACAAACATCTTGTATCCTGTAAAAGGCAGGATAATACCATTACAACCCAATACAAGTGATATGCTCCTTATTATCAAGAAAGGTAAACTAAGAGATTATACCACTTCAATCATGTGTCAAGCccctttttattaatttttacctGGTCCACATAAATTCCATAGGTAAGGGATTTGCATCAGCATTACATCTGAGCTGAACGTTCTCTCTTCCGATGAACCAGTTTCCGTCATAGCCAGTTACTGAAACTTCTGGGgcatctgacaaaaaaaaattaacttaacAACATTCTCTATAAATAAGAACTGTGTGTAATAGTTGGCTCAGTggagcaggattttttttgtttattgtttttatttatttcagtttttaattaaaaacaacaaaacacaaggCGAAGACCAATACCATACCAAGCTACACGATAATATGCAGCAGTGGGTTAGATCAAGAACAGCAAGTTACTTTTAACTGCGCAGCTGTCTCACTGTGTGCTTTAGGCAAACATACAGCACTTTGGGGAAGTAAAAggacttcagaagaaaagaatgagttCAATGTTTTTTTGGAAGTGAGGAACAGTAATTTAGAGCTACTTCTCATTAACAAGATACAGTGAAGGATCAGAAGCAGCTGTCTGAGGAGCCAAGTAACCAGGAAATCATCAAAAAGTTCAGATGACAGCTAAAAAGTTTGTTATCCACTGGCACATGATGTAGATATCTATTGtcatggctttaaaaaaatcaaggacaTCGCTTCAGATAAGCCAGAGACACCTTAGCTGAAACATTCAGAACCTAGAGAACAGAAGAACAACTATGATTTGGTCTAAGCTCCTacagcagagatggaggagTAGCTGCAAAAGCTAAAAGCATAAGGGAAGACTGAAGGAAGACTAGACAACATGAAGTCTCTGCTTCTCACTTGCTGCTGTGTTGCTTCCTATATAGTTATTTTACAAGTTCTGAAACACGCCTTAGCactacattcagaaaaaaataagtttaaaaacaacttgttctttcatttcacttcattCTCTTATTCACTCCTTGAGACAATGGGAACAAATAAACTTTACTATCATTCTTGTACCAAAGGCATTTTACTCTAGATAACTGCTTGTATCAAAGGCACTTAGTTGGAATCACCACCCAAGTAAGTGATCCTTTAGCTAATggaacaacagcaaaaccagaagaaattcTAGTCAAACCAAAACAGCAAAGTTAACTTTTTCCAGCCACTACATTTCTTCTAATTGAATTGACAGATTTCCATAATTTAAGAGCTTTAAAGCAGCACACAGCTGAAACAGGAAACTAAAGGAGCAACTTGAAAATAACTTGTTTTGGTCACTTATGCATTGtctagtcaaaaaaaaaaatccatcacaaGCCTAAAGCTAATTTGACTTAACTTGTTTTAGCTAAGCAGCATTGTAAACCATTTCGCTTCATATTCATGTGTTTTAAAGCCATAAATAAGCAAGCCCAATACAGGCTTGAATTTGATTAGCAATCTGAAGTTGAATAACAAATGTTAGGTATGTATATATCATGTTCTTATTACCTTAAGCAAATTAGAGTGGAAAAAGCTTAGtaagtaatttgaaaacaaacttacTGACCACCTACTTTCAACTTGCAATCTCAAACATGAATCTTCATTACAATTCTTTAATGCTTCTGAAATTGTAAGGTACTAAACAGTTTATGCATGAACAGAGTTGGTTATTGTGTCTGTAATCTTTccaatatttaatataaaaatgaataatatttaCCTGTGAGGCAACAGCCAACTGAGATGGTAGAAACAATGGTTTTTTAAGCTTTGTGactagattttatttcattctgttttcaaacactGAGAACTTGGgttcctgctcctgcctgaCCTGCCTCTTATTGCAGGCTTTTCTATATAGTTTcagcttccctttttttcctaaagcagtAGGTGCTCGCTTCCTTCCTATGGAAAGTATACACCAATAATGAGGGTAGTTTTAAGATATATACCTAGTATCAACTACCTTACAGAATACTCACACTGTATGTCCAGCACATGAGTGTATCTTATCTCCTTTTCCAAAGCAGGATGTCTCACAATACAAGTTATACGTCTTCCTCTTGCAAATCGTGTAGGGACAATCATATACTGACTTACAACTGTCACCGTTTCATTTGGAAACAAAGTAGAGCTGGATTCCATTTCACCAAGACCTCCTTCCCAGTCAATCTCCGCAGCAGGTTTTCCAGTGGCTGCTGTACAAGTGGCTGCTATAGTCCTATTTGCACCATCTATTAGAGGGTTTGGTCCTTTCATTAAGCTCACAACAGGTTCAACTatggaggcaaaaaaaagaggtatATTTAAACAAGACAGTCTCCACATCTTCAAAACAGCTGCCATATAAAAGTTACACAAGAATCAATTCATTTGCAGAAGCTCATACTAATCAGATATCCTAGAAATGGGATCACTCACTTATCAGAGACAATAGCTGTAACAAAGCTCTGTCTGCCTGATACTGTTTATCTCTGTCAACTTATTAATGTTGCTCGTTCACAATATTTATTACCCTGACAGGTAATTCCAACATGGTTTGTTTCAAAACACCAACTACAGTGCTCCAGTTGCAATGTCTGGCAACAGGCAATTTAAGATACTGGGTTGAAACTATACcgtgataaaaaaaaagcttaggtTCTGCAGCACTTTCAAGCATTGTACTAAAAAGTATTAATCCACACTGTCACTTTGTGTCATTTCAAAACTACTTAATTCAGTGTTTTAACACTCAACATAAGGAGTTTAAGTTTCTGTTCATCAGTACAACaacagaaatttatttcatgctgaaaaagcctctgaaaaagtatatttattaTGCATGCACATACATTAGATATGAAAATCTAATACGTACAAATATACATAATACACACTTCGTATATAAAAATTTTTATATCCTTTTGATATACAAATAAATCAAACTCAATACTATGTCCACAACTCAAGAAACTTGCAATTATAAGGATAAGACCTTCATGTAAACCCACTGCTTGCCCCAAAATTTTAGAGGCTTACAGAACACACTCTCTTCTAAAAGAAAGTCAAGTTCTGGATGTACAACTGTACTCTTGATAGCCATAGACTGAAAAGCTTTTAGggaaatttcctttttattcaaGAGATCTGTTTCAGCCCTGTACAAGCCATCCACTAGCTGTAGCCTAAGTCAGAAATACCACCTGATGCTCCAGATAGAAATCAAGGGTTTGCTCTCTAGGATAGCACATTTCCATCTTCAAGACTACAAGATACATGTTTCTTAGTAGCATACTAGCCTATTACATAATGCTTGTCTTTTGACCTAATGAGGCTACCAAAAGTCCTCTGAAGTCATCACTACATACCATAACACTTCAGAATCTACCTCAGTAAGCCAGACCTCAACTAATTACAAAGCAGAGACAACGCTTACAACTTATGTGCCTTTTAGTATCCTGTAGGGAGAAGTTCAGttcacagattttctttccgAGAACTTGAAGCTGACCCACATTATCTTGAAACAAAATACAGGAGGGTTCAATATACCTGGAAAGATGCTTCTCCATCTACCTATACTTTGATGAGATAACTAgctaacaaatattttcagcctgAATGAATTCAGTATAAGAATCAGCTTTTGATTGTCTTCTGCTCATTCTAACACTGCTCAGGTCTAAAGAGGGTCATTTATTATTTGCTCGGTTAcaccaaaaggaaaagcagctacTAAATGGATAACCTTATATAAATATGTGGTTTCTGGTCTATGCTTAGAAGTGCTTAAAGAAGGTATATTCACCAAAACAAAAGATGTTTGTTTGGGCAGACACGAGGAGCAGATCGTTTTCTACTTTGTTTCCTTAAATACCTACCCTCCCTGATATGTTAGTGACCCTACTGTAAACATATCAACAGCAGGGTTTTTCTGCCAAGCCTCACATTCACTCTTCTAGATCTTGAAGCATCTCTTAACAgagcttcttttaaaatttgactccctgctctccagcaccagcagcaaagTAAAGCTTTCTGCAATAATGTTTGAACTGATGTACATATGAAGCAGTctataatctgaaaaaaaaatgcctttaaaaccTAGTATGAGAACTTGACATCATATAGTTTTATTTGACCCACAATTTGGTTTccctcatttaaaaacattaccacCTTATTCTCCTAAATCACTAGCAGTAACCTTTTCAATAGCTTCTATAGTATTACTGAAACTCAGAAGTAAACGTCCAAGTTAATCATTAGTGTCTTACAAGATAAAGACATTCTATTTTGCTGCATGTTCCCCCACTAGATCTTCATcacacaaaacccaaatcagCAGCTCCTCATTAACCTCATTAGCTTTTCACATCAGAACTCACAGACCCCCAAAAAAACTTCCAGAAATAGgtttcctgtattttatttctttgaatttaaagaaaaaaagcatactACCAGTATGCTACTTCACTTACtgtgcttttagaaaaaaatgtcttcaagtATTAAGTGATAGCAGCCATAAAGCAGGATATACACTAATTTAAAAAGCCTAGTTTCTCCTAAGATTATAATTAATTAACAGCCTAGATACACTGACTAGGAAGAGCTGATTGAAAGGTCAGCACAAACAGATTATCGCATTAATATATCTTAGGAGTAGAATAGTGATACAAAGTCAATGCAATATTATGGCATGAATTATATTTGAGGCATGAGATGTGGTGGCTTAAGTATAGAAGTTGGGAATGCAGCTGTTTAGGAAGTCTAAACTAATGTGCACAGTTGTGCTAACCATTTTACTGATTAATGACCACTAATTTAACCTTAATTTAGGCTTCATCTTACATTAACATGGATACATCAGAGATCTTTTGTTACTCACATCCTAACActtctttacagaaaaatcaCCTAATAAagcatccagaaaaaaatcctattgcATTGACTTTCCAGGTCTCAAAGTTTCTTCTTGGTTTTAAGTACTTCACAGGCCTTTTTTTCAACTGCTTCCATTAGTTTTAAAACTAGTTTTCTCCTGCCACTGTGCACAGGAGGTCTGGATGAAACTGACATGATTACAAAACAAACAGTATTATTTCCACTTATTAAATTCATTGATTCCTTGGCAACAGCATGACACTGGGAATTTCCACCCCCTTCATCACAATTGACCTTTACTTGAATAACTTCTCTCCAAAACAGTATctctactttttgttttctctcccctcaAAACCAGCAGCCTCGTATTTCTGTGTAACTTATCCTGCACATTAATTAATCCTttattattgattttattttttttttaagaccagTGAGTTCACTAATTTATCTGCTTAATGCCTTCTCTCAGGCCAGAATATTGGGTGGTGCAAGAAAAATGTGCACTCTTGAAACACCACGACTTTATTTGATCTGTCTGATGGTATGTACTTTCCATAATGTCTGACACGCATCTTTCTTCAATTCTTTATTGTAAGAATTTCTACACTAGTGTATCTGGGACCTATTCACAGTGACCAACTTCTGTCTGCCTTTACCATTCTGATCTGTGCAGCTTGTTCTTCACTTGCAGCATTGGTAAGAATGAAGCCTGAAGAAGAACAAGATCTACTTTATCAGTATCTATGCTGAGAAATCCAGCTTAGCAAAACAGAAGTCAAACCGAACCAGTCAAAATAGTCACATACAGCATTCAAGATAGTAACATTAAGTTATGTTAGCTCTGCAAGCTACCCTGCCACACCATCTCTTCTGCCTTCAAACTCCATTTTGGCCAGTTTAGTCAGCATcttgagaaacaaaacagcttGACATGCAattcttacatttcttttgctgtcacTTAACAATGCAAGTTTAAAGAACCAAAGTTTTAGCCAAGATCAATACAACTTTGACCCCAAAAGAACTTTCCTATTCTCACTGTCTTAATCTCTTCTTTTACAGTGCATTTCCTTAAAACAATACAAAGCACTAAACAAAGCAAACTGGGAGTGAGCTAAGTCAAACATCCTAAATCTGTTAAACTTACATAGCATAAGACAGAGGTTCTAAGAAAACAAAGCGATCAATGGACTGTGGCAAAAATAGAGGACATTTTATAGTTATCTTTCTTATTATGTAATTATCTTTTATTCCATTTGTCTTCAGTACCACTGCCTTACAGCATTCAAACATTTACtacatagtatcatagtatagttagggttggaagggaccttaaagatcatttagtttcaacccccctgccatgagcagggacacctcccactagatcaggctgcccaaggccccatctaacctggccttgaacaccttccagggatggggcagccacagcttccctgggcaacctgtgccagtgcctcaccactcatggtgaagaaattcttcctaatgtctagtctaaatcttcccctcttcagtttatatcTGTTCCCCCTggttctatccccacaagcctttacgaatagcccctctacagctttcctgtaggcctccttcaggtactggaaggttgctataagatctcctctgagccatGATGTACATGATTTAGTGAAGTATGTCTACTACACATAGGAACAAACCTAAATCTTTCTTCAATAGGAACTGATGGGGACTAGGAAAAAGACAATACTGCTTAACTGGAAACAGTTTCAGTCCCAGAGCATGAACTTTACTCCCTTCACTTCAGGGAGAGTTTTTAGAACTATAGGAGAATACAGTGAGAATAAAGCTCATCTTAAGTTACATCACATTTTAAGTTTGGATTGGAGGTATTCCATTCCTTAAGACTCTGAAGCTCAAAAGTTATTCAGTTACATGCATATTCTGAAAACCATTACTTCTCCAGTATTTTCATTGTGTAAGTCTAGATGTTAGAGTACCCAAGTTttcagaaggacaaaaaaatgctttgctgaagcCACAGAACAATGCAGGGTTGGCTACCCAGCTGTACATGTAAGCCAAGCCTCTGCTAACTAGGACAAAAAGCCATCATTGCAAGTAGTTGGGTTTCGCAATGCAGAGGTTGATACCAAGTCACTGAGGTCTACAACCATCAGCAACCATCTAcataatgatgaaaaaaaactCATCAGGACCACCGTATAACTGACAAATAGTTGTTGATCTATTCCAATCACAATTTTTGATAATACATATCTTACCAAGCAAGTTGTGGTCCTACTTTTTCAAATGTAGAATAACAAACACATAGACCATACATTTGCTTTTGAAGTTCCTCCTCATGCTCTCCATAAACACATAAATTTGACAGGCAAAATGGACAAAACTCCATATCTGGTCTGAAAAAGATATCTTGGAAATAGGGACTGACTAGAAGAGATAagggaaagcaataaaaatgtccCACTCTATCTTGGTGAAGCACAACAGCTGAaacctaaaacaaaaaaaaccccaaactctaAACAAAAACAGATTTCTACAACAGCACCTTGTAGTACAGAGAAAGAGTGGAAAATGGCCATATACATGCTTTGTATATCATGTACAACTTCAAGCCACTTGTTTCAAATTGGATTAAGCCACTTGTTTTGATCCATTTATTTTGCTCCACCTTGTGGTGAAAAACAGTTTACATCCAGTGGTGCAGGCATCTGATTAATCCCACATTATACTACTACTGTGGAAATCCAAGGTCAAAGACCAAGATCCTAAAAAGGACATTTGTTTACAAAAGCAGACTCATCAAGGCTCATCTCAGCTGCAGAAGATATTACTTGACTACTTGCAGGGGATAAAGGTAACTCACTATTTTAAGAAGGCATAATGCTGTAAGGAGAAGATAAGTCAATACTTTTTCCAATTTTCAAGACAATAATTTTAACTCATACTGCCCTACCACTTCAAGTCTACCTGTGCTTCAGTACTAGTCCTTTATAACAGCAATACTGAACACTCAACAAGATAGACAAAAATAGTTTGTGGAAAACTGAGTTTATAGAGTTTTATATAAGCTTCACAGTATAATTATCTACAATCACCTAAGGGTTTAAATTGCCTTTCTTCCCACAACTCCCCGTACAGCCTaggcagttttgttttcaacttGTGAACAGTGCACAGAACAGTTCACATCACCAGCCCCAAGCAGCTACATTAACTTACCATACTAACAACAAATTTATGAGGGAATTTAGGCAAGGTGGCAGCTAAAGCTATGTTTGGCAGCTTCTCAGTGTGCATATACACTCATACACAGAGAGGTGCCTAGTATCACCATTGCCAGGTCTAAAGTCCTAAAACGCTGTCCAAATATTTAGATTAGCCCAGTATCTAAATCAGATCTGCTTATTTGTTTTTGATACCTGGACAATCAAAGAGCAAGTTCTAAAGAAGCAAGAACCACAATGAGTCTCCTCAACGACATTAGCAAGACCACCAATATTAAACACTGGCAAACAATTTTTGGTATCATCCTTGGGTTAAAAGGTAAAATATAACATACTAATGAAGTCTGCAGAATTTCACTAACAAGTCTGACATGTTATAAATTCAGTCTCCTTTCAGAAAGAACTTGACTTACCTAGTACTGTTACAGTTGTTGATGACTGTGTATTTCCAAGTGGGAATGTAACTGCCTTGCAAATATATTCTCCTGCATCAGAAAAGCTTACATTTTTTAAGATGATTGTTGCATCAGTAAGTGAGTAGTTTTTAAATGACACTCTTTCTTGGTATTCTCCTTGAACGGATATTCCATATTCAGGATGATGAACAGCAATAGTCTTCGAATTTTTACCATGTACCTTCTCCCAAGAAACTTGTGTAATTGTTTCATTTACATCAATTATGCATTTCAGTGCAACCTTCTTCCCCCAAACTGCTGTCACATGTGGATCAACAACTGGTCCAGCTAAGGCAcctaaaaacaaagcaatgatTAGCTGGTACACAAGAAGGTTGTGCCTCTAAGTCTTTGCATTAAGCCCTCTTCAGTAATTAGCTTGCCTTTTTCAAAGAGAATTCCTATTGTCTTCTGAATAACCATGTTCTGGCCTGCTCATAGAAGTGCAGAAACATTACAAATGCATGTTTTAACCAGAAACAAAGCTAGCTGCTGATCAATGATTTTTCACAGAATACTAATACACAACTTTCTATAAAATGACCTGGTAATTATACAACTGGTGTATCAATCTTCTGGGAACTTAAATATGAGTTGTGTATATTCAgatttactggaaaaaaaccaaccaataATCAGATATGGTATTTCAGCAGTCCAATTACTGATCCAGATCATCAGGTAAAAAAAGCAAGCCGAATTACTGcacttatttgtattttcaaatgatAAGACTTCTTATAAAGATAACTTAAGGAGAAAGGCATAAGTGAAACTTCTATCACTTACTATGCCAGCAACTACTCCGAAAGCAaagcaacaattaaaaaaaaaaaaaaacaaaacgcCGTAATACCCCAGAAAAACCTCCACACCTCAGAAACTACTGCATATTAACAGCGTCAGTCAATCtaagaatttaatttcagcTTTAGTATCCTTGTTTCCAATACAGATGTGTACCATCATACATATGCAATCTTTCTGCCATGCTGTAGTGTGGTGCCTCCACATTAGACTTTCCCTCTGCATTAATAAAGTAAATATGCAAGAGTAGGTATAGTCAGTGTCTGCTTAAGATGTATTTCCATTTAACATCTAAAACAGTTTTCACCACAGCAACTGCATTCTGAGCCCAGTATTTTACACCACCTCTTCAAGAAATGAAATCCATCAAGACAAAGCAGTTCATTAAACCACAAGTTCACAATTTCTTTTGCCTGCTCCAGGAACTTCAATTATTGATTCACTTGGAGTATACAGGATGAAAAAGAATCAAAGTCTTAGTCCACACTACTTCTCTCTACTGCCATTCCATCAGAGCCATTTCAATCACTCTGATTCTCTTCACTTATCAGATGAGTACTCAAGCTGTTAGTAAGAAAGTTCACCCATGGATCAAGATTCATGACTAAATTTTAGGAGGGCCATTTTCACAAATAAGTCATTCAAGTGGTGGCATTAACTGCCCTTTCAATCAACAAGgttcaacaaaagaaaaaacgtgttcaggaaaaaattctcaaTATGCCTTTATGTACAAGTCCATAGGTGAAAGCTTTCCACTTCCCATCAATTGATTTCTCAGTATTCAAACCATAACTAAGTCAATGAAGTCATCTAAACAAGTGTTTTAAAGATTCAGCTATGATTTCTTCAGTATAAAACTAGTGACTAGTGCCAATATGTACAAAAACAAAGTTGCATAAATTAAGCTAAGCCAGAACTTTACACCTATACTGTTGATATGCCAGTCACTAAGAAGGGCTGGTAAGGCAGAATAATAGCCAGAAAACTCAAAAACCTGAATAACTGAGTTTCATGTAGAGAATATGTTCCATAATTAATTCATGACTAATGAAAGAACATCTTGTCTAGTCTTCTCATGCCTCAGACCAATACGTATTGTTGAGACGGACATTGAAAAGAATGTAACTATTCGAAGACTAACCAAAATGTCAGGAATTCTGCCCAGACTTTGTCTCTAACTTGCCATTGCTACATTCAAGCATATGGTAGTGTTCCCtaaaaaaacattaaaccaTTGCTTTCTACTTTACATCCAAATAAAGTTAATTTCTGCAATATATTACTTCAGAATGTAATACAGAGTATACCTACCCGTTTTGTAATATCACTtaagaaaaccacatttttgttcagaaatgaGGAATTTGCAGTATTTCAATCCACTGAATCTAAACCTGTACTGAGTCTTAACTTAATGATCAGCTGTATGTAACTCCAAATAAAATTGGTACAGAAAAGCCCTCTAAGTCAACTTACACAAAAGCTGTTCAGACTCCCAGTACTATAAACTGATTTGGAAAGTCATCCTACAGAACCTGGTTTATTTCCTGGGGTtttttagggtgttttttttgctttttttgacaATTTTACTTCCAATAATCAGAGCCTTTAGCTACCTGAAGATGACCAGAGTACATTTAGGAAGTCAGTATTCAGTTAACAGCTCTCTCTTTTTtgaatatctgaaaataaaacattttttccccacaaagaaTACTTCTGATTATTTctgccaagagaaaaaaaacgcCCTCTCACATGACTTGCACTATCTTCACAAGTCAAACTTGTTGTCACTTTCAAGACTTA comes from the Cuculus canorus isolate bCucCan1 chromosome 1, bCucCan1.pri, whole genome shotgun sequence genome and includes:
- the NECTIN3 gene encoding nectin-3 isoform X3, coding for MAGAADESLPSPPLPARRELSAAGGGGGGASLQRRRRVRPAVSPGLGLLGLVFSRFCCSALAGPVVDPHVTAVWGKKVALKCIIDVNETITQVSWEKVHGKNSKTIAVHHPEYGISVQGEYQERVSFKNYSLTDATIILKNVSFSDAGEYICKAVTFPLGNTQSSTTVTVLVEPVVSLMKGPNPLIDGANRTIAATCTAATGKPAAEIDWEGGLGEMESSSTLFPNETVTVVSQYMIVPTRFARGRRITCIVRHPALEKEIRYTHVLDIQYAPEVSVTGYDGNWFIGRENVQLRCNADANPLPMEFMWTRLDGQWPEGLLSINNTLQFSSPLTYNYTGTYICKVTNSLGQRSDQKTIYILDMPFKQTSSVAVAGAVIGAVLALFIITIFVTVLLTPRKKRPSYLDKVIDLPPTHKPASCDERALSVPQKEAMLHTRTRLNKEEIKYFEKKTPSAMTHLMEGLHSAKLLF
- the NECTIN3 gene encoding nectin-3 isoform X4, with amino-acid sequence MAGAADESLPSPPLPARRELSAAGGGGGGASLQRRRRVRPAVSPGLGLLGLVFSRFCCSALAGPVVDPHVTAVWGKKVALKCIIDVNETITQVSWEKVHGKNSKTIAVHHPEYGISVQGEYQERVSFKNYSLTDATIILKNVSFSDAGEYICKAVTFPLGNTQSSTTVTVLVEPVVSLMKGPNPLIDGANRTIAATCTAATGKPAAEIDWEGGLGEMESSSTLFPNETVTVVSQYMIVPTRFARGRRITCIVRHPALEKEIRYTHVLDIQYAPEVSVTGYDGNWFIGRENVQLRCNADANPLPMEFMWTRLDGQWPEGLLSINNTLQFSSPLTYNYTGTYICKVTNSLGQRSDQKTIYILDMPFKQTSSVAVAGAVIGAVLALFIITIFVTVLLTPRKKRPSYLDKVIDLPPTHKPASCDERALSVPQKEAMLHVFELHLLPGF